In Desulfomicrobium apsheronum, the genomic window CGGATGTCGGGGGCACCACACCAACGCCCACCCACTGTAGGGGCGAAAAATCTTTCGCCCCTCCCACGCCCACGCATTCCGGCATTTCCAGGCAACCATCCACCATCCTGCATCCTCTCATCCCGAAAACAGACAGGGACGTGGGGCCTGTCCCTATGACGCGGCCCAATCAAGGCCATATTTCATGAGCACGCCTTTTCAATTCTGTCCGCAGGGGGAGGGCAAAAGATTTTTTGCCCCTACGGATGTCGGGGGCACCACACCAGCGCCCGCCCGCTGTAGGGGCGAAAAATCTTTCGCCCCTCCCCTCCCCCGCACACGCCCCTACCACGCCCACGCCCACCACCCCTCACATCGCAAAAAATAATTCACCACGACTAATTTTTTTATTGACTTCCACCCATCCGCCCGCATAATAAGTTCATCACGACAAACAATTCCGGAGACGATATGAATCTTGACCTTCTCATCACCCTCGGCGTGATCGCCATCGCGGCAATCTACCTGCTGCGGCGTCACTTCAAGAAAAGCGACCCGTGCTGCGGCTGTTCGGGTTGTTCCAACAACCTTGAACCCAAACCGCTTGGAGATTGCCGTTCCAAAAAAGGCTGATTTTCCATAATCCTTCTCGCCGTCCCCCCTCTGCAAAGAGGTATTTTTTTATACACATGATTAGACATACCTAACTTGGAGCCGCCATGAACTCAACCATCACCCTCAGGTCCATGCAGGCCGATCAGTCCGGCATCATCGATTCCATCAGCGCATCAGGCGAACTTGGCAGGCGCATTCGCGACATGGGACTTGTGCCCGGTACCCAGGTCACCATCATGGGCCGGGCGCCGCTCAAAGACCCGGTGGCCCTGCGCCTGCGAGATTTTACCCTGACCCTGCGCAACAATGAAGCCGACCTGATCATGGTCAACGTGAACAACAGCGGAGAAAACCGTCAATGAACGCCACCATGGCCCTGATGGGCAACCCCAATTCCGGAAAGACGACCCTGTTCAACAACCTGACCGGCGCCAGGCAGCACGTGGGCAATTACCCCGGAATCACCGTCGAAAAACGTGAAGGCCGCCTCAAGATCGAAGAGCTCGACATCACCGTGGTCGACCTGCCGGGAACCTACTCCCTGACCGCCTACACCCAGGACGAACTGGTTGCGCGCAATTTTCTGATCGAAAAAAATCCCGACGCCGTGGTGGCGGTGCTGGACGCGACCAATCTGGAACGCTCCCTG contains:
- a CDS encoding FeoB-associated Cys-rich membrane protein; its protein translation is MNLDLLITLGVIAIAAIYLLRRHFKKSDPCCGCSGCSNNLEPKPLGDCRSKKG
- a CDS encoding FeoA family protein codes for the protein MNSTITLRSMQADQSGIIDSISASGELGRRIRDMGLVPGTQVTIMGRAPLKDPVALRLRDFTLTLRNNEADLIMVNVNNSGENRQ